From Pseudoxanthomonas sp. CF385, a single genomic window includes:
- the ppnN gene encoding nucleotide 5'-monophosphate nucleosidase PpnN — MSETASRALPVQDARIYPRGGLDVLSRAEVARLRDASSGGMHELLRRCALAVLTSGSASDDPRAARDLYPDFDIQVLQQDRGVRIDLINAPAMAFVDGEIIRGVAELLFAVVRDLAYTAIELGPEYAADLESSAGITNAVFGLLRNARILKPTDPNLVVCWGGHSISRDEYLYTKQVGYELGLRGLDICTGCGPGAMKGPMKGATIAHAKQRRAKTRYIGVTEPGIIAAESPNPIVNHLVIMPDIEKRLEAFVRIGHGILVFPGGVGTAEEILYLLGILLHPDNAHLPFPLILTGPTIAAPYFEQIDRFIRLTLGDAAAERYEIVIGDPVAVAKKMVAGIRRVREYRIEHKDSFFFNWAIQIPEDYQQPFVPTHEAMAALQLRPGRAVHDLAADLRRAFSGIVAGNVKEDGMRRIEEFGPFEIHGDAAMMQALDALLRAFVEQRRMKIAGEYKPCYRVVT; from the coding sequence ATGAGCGAAACGGCATCGAGGGCGTTGCCGGTACAGGACGCGCGGATCTATCCGCGCGGCGGACTGGACGTGCTTTCCCGCGCCGAAGTGGCGCGCCTGCGTGACGCCTCCTCCGGTGGCATGCACGAGTTGCTGCGGCGGTGCGCCCTGGCCGTGCTGACCAGCGGCAGCGCTTCGGACGATCCGCGCGCGGCGCGCGATCTCTACCCCGACTTCGACATCCAGGTCCTGCAGCAGGACCGCGGCGTGCGCATCGACCTGATCAACGCGCCTGCGATGGCGTTCGTGGATGGCGAGATCATCCGCGGCGTCGCGGAACTGCTGTTCGCCGTGGTGCGCGACCTGGCGTACACCGCGATCGAACTGGGGCCGGAATACGCGGCCGATCTCGAATCGTCGGCGGGCATCACCAACGCCGTGTTCGGGCTGCTGCGCAACGCGCGCATCCTCAAGCCCACCGATCCCAACCTGGTGGTCTGCTGGGGCGGCCACTCGATCTCGCGCGACGAGTACCTCTATACGAAGCAGGTCGGCTACGAGCTGGGCCTGCGTGGCCTCGACATCTGCACCGGCTGCGGCCCGGGTGCGATGAAGGGGCCGATGAAGGGCGCGACCATCGCGCACGCGAAGCAGCGTCGCGCGAAAACCCGCTACATCGGCGTGACCGAGCCCGGCATCATCGCCGCCGAATCGCCGAACCCGATCGTCAACCACCTGGTCATCATGCCGGACATCGAGAAGCGCCTGGAGGCCTTCGTCCGCATCGGCCACGGCATCCTGGTGTTCCCCGGTGGCGTCGGTACGGCGGAAGAAATCCTGTACCTGCTGGGCATCCTGCTGCACCCGGACAACGCGCACCTGCCTTTCCCGCTGATCCTCACCGGCCCGACCATCGCGGCGCCGTACTTCGAGCAGATCGACCGCTTCATCCGGCTGACGCTGGGCGACGCGGCCGCCGAGCGCTACGAGATCGTCATCGGCGATCCGGTGGCCGTGGCGAAGAAGATGGTGGCCGGCATCCGTCGCGTGCGGGAGTACCGCATCGAGCACAAGGATTCGTTCTTCTTCAACTGGGCGATCCAGATTCCCGAGGATTACCAGCAGCCTTTCGTTCCCACCCATGAGGCGATGGCCGCGCTGCAACTGCGTCCGGGCCGGGCGGTGCACGACCTGGCGGCCGATCTGCGCCGTGCGTTCTCGGGCATCGTGGCGGGCAATGTGAAGGAGGACGGCATGCGCCGGATCGAGGAGTTCGGTCCCTTCGAGATCCATGGCGACGCCGCGATGATGCAGGCCCTCGATGCCCTGCTGCGCGCCTTCGTCGAGCAGCGGCGCATGAAGATCGCGGGCGAGTACAAGCCCTGCTATCGCGTGGTGACCTGA